From the genome of Naumannella halotolerans, one region includes:
- a CDS encoding LLM class flavin-dependent oxidoreductase, giving the protein MVDHVPTRLGTTRFHWFLPTRGDASTPGVVPAFRSGPRAGAREADLSYLTEVAQAAERGGFHSALTPVGIGCPDPWVVCSAIAARTERLGFIVALRPSLSSATLLAQQADTFRKLHGDRIILNVVTGGDPAEQAAYGSHVAHDERYEITDEVLQALTPLLQGERVDLQGRHLRLVGAQLVAPAGAPVPIFFGGASDAALEVAAKAADSYLLWAEPPAELAPRIARVRELAGERPIGFGLRVHVISRDTAEEAWQVAAQMQAGFAPEVVAKVQQRLQAMDSVGQARMRGLRSTDVPADVADLTIAPNLWTGIGLVREGVGTAIVGSHDQVVDRLVEYADLGIDEFILSGYPHREEAARVGAEVLPRFAARRAAMVRTNRLVAGF; this is encoded by the coding sequence ATGGTTGATCATGTACCGACCCGCCTCGGAACGACCCGATTCCACTGGTTCCTGCCGACTCGCGGCGACGCCTCGACCCCCGGAGTCGTTCCGGCATTCCGGTCCGGACCGCGGGCCGGCGCCCGGGAGGCCGACCTGAGCTACCTGACCGAGGTGGCACAGGCGGCCGAGCGTGGTGGTTTCCACTCCGCGCTGACCCCTGTCGGCATCGGCTGCCCGGACCCGTGGGTGGTCTGCTCGGCGATCGCCGCCCGGACCGAACGGCTCGGTTTCATCGTCGCCCTTCGGCCGAGTCTGTCCTCGGCGACCCTGCTCGCCCAGCAGGCCGACACCTTCCGGAAACTGCACGGGGACCGGATCATCCTGAATGTCGTCACCGGCGGGGACCCGGCCGAGCAGGCCGCCTACGGCAGCCATGTCGCCCACGACGAACGGTACGAGATCACCGACGAGGTGTTGCAGGCGCTGACCCCGCTGTTGCAGGGGGAGCGGGTCGATCTGCAGGGACGGCATCTGCGGCTGGTCGGCGCCCAGCTCGTGGCGCCGGCCGGAGCACCGGTGCCGATCTTCTTCGGTGGCGCCTCCGATGCCGCGCTGGAAGTCGCCGCGAAGGCGGCCGACAGCTATCTCTTGTGGGCCGAACCGCCCGCCGAACTGGCTCCCCGGATCGCGCGGGTACGGGAGCTGGCCGGCGAGCGGCCGATCGGTTTCGGTCTGCGGGTGCATGTGATCAGTCGGGACACCGCCGAGGAGGCCTGGCAGGTGGCGGCGCAGATGCAGGCCGGTTTCGCCCCCGAGGTGGTCGCCAAGGTGCAGCAGCGGCTGCAGGCGATGGATTCGGTCGGGCAGGCCCGGATGCGCGGCCTGCGCAGCACCGACGTACCCGCCGATGTGGCCGACCTGACCATCGCGCCGAATCTGTGGACCGGTATCGGGTTGGTCCGTGAGGGGGTGGGCACCGCCATCGTCGGCAGTCACGACCAGGTGGTCGACCGATTGGTCGAGTACGCCGACCTCGGCATCGACGAGTTCATCCTCTCCGGATATCCACACCGCGAGGAGGCTGCTCGAGTCGGCGCCGAGGTGCTGCCTCGGTTCGCCGCCCGTCGGGCGGCTATGGTACGTACGAACCGGCTGGTTGCCGGGTTCTGA
- a CDS encoding type 1 glutamine amidotransferase domain-containing protein: protein MANSRALIAVTDFGVEEPELLEPVSALTEAGVEVSVLSTSGKTVQTVTGDKDWASTYEPDGSLEGVSADGYDILVLPGGTVNADTLRGNADSQRLINEFADAGKPIAAICHAPWALIDAGVAKGKTLTSYESVKIDLENAGANWVDQEVKRCPANGWVLITSRNPGDLKAFNTAVIDELNG, encoded by the coding sequence ATGGCCAATTCACGAGCACTGATTGCAGTTACCGATTTCGGCGTGGAGGAGCCTGAGCTCCTCGAGCCGGTGTCCGCGCTCACCGAGGCCGGAGTCGAGGTGAGCGTCCTGAGCACCTCGGGCAAGACGGTGCAGACCGTCACCGGCGACAAGGACTGGGCCTCCACCTACGAGCCCGACGGCAGCCTGGAGGGTGTCTCCGCCGATGGATACGACATCTTGGTATTGCCCGGTGGGACCGTCAATGCCGACACGTTGCGCGGCAACGCCGACAGCCAGCGGCTGATCAACGAGTTCGCCGACGCAGGCAAGCCGATCGCCGCCATCTGTCACGCGCCGTGGGCGCTGATCGACGCCGGTGTGGCGAAGGGCAAGACGCTGACCTCCTACGAGAGCGTCAAGATCGACCTGGAGAACGCCGGGGCCAATTGGGTGGATCAGGAGGTGAAGCGTTGCCCGGCGAACGGCTGGGTGCTGATCACCTCCCGGAACCCCGGTGACCTGAAGGCCTTCAACACCGCAGTGATCGACGAACTGAACGGCTGA
- a CDS encoding cytidine deaminase, with protein sequence MEVDFEALRARARDLTARAYVPYSKFPVGAAALVDDGRMVAGCNVENAAYGVTLCAECGLISELAATGGGRLIAFACVDGAGQLLMPCGRCRQLLWEHGGPELLVDSPDGPVPMSRILPYAFGSDDLDAWAERG encoded by the coding sequence TTGGAGGTCGACTTCGAGGCACTGCGGGCGCGTGCGCGTGACCTCACCGCACGCGCCTACGTGCCTTATTCGAAGTTCCCGGTCGGGGCAGCGGCGCTGGTCGACGACGGCCGGATGGTCGCCGGGTGCAATGTGGAGAATGCCGCCTACGGGGTGACCTTGTGCGCCGAATGCGGTCTGATCTCCGAACTGGCGGCGACCGGCGGTGGACGGCTGATCGCCTTCGCCTGTGTCGACGGTGCCGGCCAGCTGCTGATGCCCTGCGGGCGCTGCCGCCAGCTGTTGTGGGAGCACGGCGGCCCGGAGCTGCTGGTCGACAGTCCGGACGGCCCGGTGCCCATGAGCAGGATCCTGCCCTATGCCTTCGGCTCCGACGATCTGGACGCCTGGGCAGAACGCGGCTGA
- a CDS encoding ABC transporter permease, whose product MSPQEENPEEGRSMVDESTAGPVKPHESVERRGKDGQSVAPQAEQDPVRLESAQARSQRRSVGVLIGVVGVVLLALALTSTAGAAHFALSNAFDTVQLPTITLPGQPTVLICGLLLVGVAVGYLYGKQFRRWMRLLGTIAAVAVLLGFLTWAAAGRDLPFPLSNQISGTLTFATPLILGALCGVLCERAGVVNVAIEGQFLTAAFTAALCASIASEAGASNAVALTTGLIAAVLGGVAMSALLAVFSINFKVDQVVLGVVLNLFASGITGFLFDQLVQEDTSAFNSPPIMKQIAIPLLSDIPFFGSVLFEQTALVYLAVAAVIFVWFLVFRTKWGLRVRAVGEHPEAADTVGVNVNRVRWSAVLLAGVFGGLGGAFFTIGFSGAFIKDMTGGNGFIALAALIMGRWHPIWATLMALFFGFVTQLASQVQTLGTPVPSQFLLMLPYIATIIAVAGLVGRVRSPAASGKPFDKSE is encoded by the coding sequence ATGAGCCCGCAGGAGGAGAACCCGGAGGAGGGTCGGTCGATGGTCGACGAGTCGACGGCCGGTCCGGTGAAGCCGCACGAGTCGGTCGAGCGCCGAGGCAAGGACGGACAGAGCGTTGCTCCGCAGGCCGAGCAGGATCCGGTCCGGCTGGAGTCGGCGCAGGCCCGCAGCCAGCGTCGATCGGTCGGCGTCCTGATCGGTGTGGTGGGGGTCGTGCTGCTCGCGCTGGCCCTGACCTCCACGGCCGGTGCGGCGCACTTCGCCTTGTCGAATGCCTTCGACACGGTGCAGTTGCCGACGATCACCCTGCCCGGTCAGCCGACGGTGCTGATCTGCGGTCTGCTGCTGGTCGGGGTCGCCGTCGGCTACCTGTACGGCAAGCAGTTCCGCCGCTGGATGCGTCTGCTCGGGACGATCGCCGCGGTGGCGGTCCTGCTCGGGTTCCTCACCTGGGCTGCGGCCGGCCGTGACCTGCCGTTCCCGCTGAGCAATCAGATCAGCGGAACGTTGACCTTCGCCACGCCGCTGATCCTGGGTGCGCTGTGCGGTGTGCTGTGTGAACGAGCCGGTGTGGTCAACGTCGCCATCGAGGGTCAGTTCCTGACCGCAGCCTTCACCGCCGCACTGTGTGCCTCGATCGCTTCCGAGGCCGGCGCCTCGAATGCGGTGGCGCTGACCACGGGATTGATCGCGGCGGTTCTCGGCGGCGTCGCCATGTCGGCCCTGCTGGCGGTGTTCTCGATCAACTTCAAGGTCGACCAGGTCGTCCTCGGTGTCGTGTTGAACCTGTTCGCCTCCGGTATCACCGGATTCCTCTTCGACCAGTTGGTGCAGGAGGACACGAGCGCGTTCAACTCGCCGCCGATCATGAAGCAGATCGCGATCCCGCTGCTCTCCGACATCCCGTTCTTCGGTTCGGTGCTGTTCGAGCAGACCGCCCTGGTCTATCTCGCGGTGGCTGCGGTGATCTTCGTCTGGTTCCTGGTCTTTCGGACCAAGTGGGGCCTGCGGGTCCGGGCGGTCGGTGAACACCCCGAGGCTGCCGACACCGTCGGTGTGAACGTCAACCGGGTCCGTTGGTCGGCGGTCCTGCTGGCCGGAGTCTTCGGCGGCCTGGGTGGCGCCTTCTTCACCATCGGCTTCAGTGGCGCGTTCATCAAGGACATGACCGGTGGCAACGGCTTCATCGCCCTGGCTGCGTTGATCATGGGGCGCTGGCATCCGATCTGGGCGACGCTGATGGCGCTGTTCTTCGGCTTCGTCACCCAGCTCGCCTCGCAGGTGCAGACCCTGGGCACTCCGGTGCCGAGCCAGTTCCTGTTGATGCTGCCCTACATCGCCACGATCATCGCCGTCGCCGGGCTGGTCGGCCGGGTGCGTTCCCCGGCAGCCAGCGGCAAGCCGTTCGACAAGAGCGAGTGA
- a CDS encoding ABC transporter permease, whose protein sequence is MSDQLAPTEPALTGGGASTPPGGRGGLRAFLSDVNRRRTWYADALTTLIAIILAFLVGAVLMIISDPAVISQYAYLFTAPELPLGASWEKVSGAYSALVAGSIGGLRPLAETTAQAAPLICAGLGVALAFRAGLFNIGAQGQAVVGAIVAAWVGFSITGIWYLALLLAIIGGFLAGALWGGIAGFLKARFGAHEVIVTIMLNYIASGLLAWLLTTTAFQRPGRTDPISPIIDWFATMPRIEGTRLHLGFFLAVLAAVGMWWLLDRSTLGFSIRAVGANPHAAATAGISVARTTVLTMMIAGGLGGLAGAQAALAPGAGGTAVPLSAGLVGTVGFDAITVALLGRSKPGGVVFAGLLFGALKAGGLSMQSVAQTPLTLTVVLQALIVLFVAAPALVRTVAPFITLLLRPAGRRGAPA, encoded by the coding sequence ATGTCTGATCAACTCGCACCGACCGAGCCCGCGCTGACCGGCGGCGGTGCCTCGACCCCGCCGGGTGGGCGGGGAGGGCTGCGGGCCTTCCTCTCGGATGTGAACCGGCGGCGCACCTGGTACGCCGATGCGCTGACGACCTTGATCGCGATCATCCTCGCCTTCCTGGTCGGCGCGGTCCTGATGATCATCTCCGATCCGGCCGTGATCAGTCAGTACGCGTACCTGTTCACCGCGCCCGAGCTTCCCCTGGGGGCGTCGTGGGAGAAGGTCTCCGGCGCCTACTCGGCACTGGTGGCCGGTTCGATCGGCGGATTGCGGCCACTGGCCGAGACGACTGCCCAGGCGGCACCGCTGATCTGCGCCGGTCTGGGTGTGGCATTGGCCTTCCGAGCCGGTCTGTTCAACATCGGCGCCCAGGGCCAGGCCGTGGTCGGGGCGATCGTTGCCGCCTGGGTCGGTTTCTCGATCACCGGCATCTGGTACCTGGCCCTGCTGTTGGCGATCATCGGTGGTTTCCTCGCCGGTGCCCTGTGGGGCGGCATCGCCGGATTCCTGAAGGCCCGGTTCGGTGCCCACGAGGTGATCGTCACGATCATGCTCAACTACATCGCCTCCGGTCTGCTCGCCTGGCTGTTGACCACCACCGCCTTCCAGCGGCCCGGGCGTACCGACCCGATCTCGCCGATCATCGACTGGTTCGCCACCATGCCGCGGATCGAGGGGACCCGGCTGCATCTCGGATTCTTCCTGGCCGTCCTCGCGGCGGTCGGGATGTGGTGGCTGTTGGACCGTTCCACCCTCGGGTTCTCGATCCGGGCGGTCGGTGCCAACCCGCACGCCGCCGCCACCGCCGGCATCTCGGTCGCCCGGACCACCGTGCTGACGATGATGATCGCCGGTGGTCTCGGAGGTCTGGCCGGCGCCCAGGCGGCGTTGGCACCCGGTGCAGGCGGTACCGCGGTGCCGCTGAGCGCGGGCCTGGTCGGCACGGTCGGGTTCGACGCGATCACGGTGGCGTTGCTCGGTCGCTCCAAGCCGGGCGGTGTGGTCTTCGCCGGCCTGCTCTTCGGCGCACTCAAGGCCGGCGGGCTGTCGATGCAGTCGGTGGCCCAGACCCCGCTGACGCTGACCGTGGTGCTGCAGGCCCTGATCGTGTTGTTCGTCGCGGCGCCGGCGCTGGTGCGTACCGTCGCCCCGTTCATCACACTGCTGCTGCGACCCGCCGGACGACGGGGGGCACCGGCATGA
- a CDS encoding ABC transporter ATP-binding protein, which produces MTESTTTTGLELRGITKRFGPVVANSGIDLLIRPGEIHCLLGENGAGKSTLMNVLYGLLQPDEGEILIDGRPIRIDNPKDAMARGIGMVHQHFMLVEPFTVAENLMLGREESTAGVLSANRARTRVRELSERYKLSVDPDAVVEDLPVGVQQRVEIIKALANDADYLIFDEPTAVLTPQEIDELITVMRELRDEGKALVFITHKLREVREVADRTTVIRRGAVVGEAEPGATEAELAEMMVGRAISLTVDKEPARPTGARLQINDLTMTSPSGLVVVDEVSFEVEGGEILGLAGVQGNGQSELADALIGLAPVNSGSIVLDGRDITQLSPKQAIEAGIGFVPEDRKHDGFVGPFSVSENLILNQFDRPPFARGLALNGRAIADNAAKLIEEFDIRTGSAATPVQSLSGGNQQKVVLARELSRPLSLLVASQPTRGVDVGAIEFLHKRIVDERDKGTPVVIISTELDEILALSDRIAVMYRGRVVGIVPGDTGREVLGLMMAGVPYEEASSNV; this is translated from the coding sequence ATGACCGAATCCACAACGACGACCGGGCTGGAGCTGCGAGGGATCACCAAGCGCTTCGGCCCGGTCGTTGCCAACTCCGGCATCGACCTGCTGATCCGTCCCGGCGAGATCCACTGCCTGCTGGGGGAGAACGGCGCCGGCAAGTCGACCCTGATGAATGTCCTCTACGGGCTGCTGCAGCCCGATGAGGGAGAGATCCTGATCGACGGCCGGCCGATCCGGATCGACAATCCCAAGGACGCGATGGCGCGCGGGATCGGCATGGTGCACCAGCACTTCATGCTGGTCGAGCCGTTCACCGTGGCCGAGAACCTGATGCTCGGCCGGGAGGAGAGCACCGCCGGTGTGCTGAGCGCGAATCGTGCACGCACCCGGGTCCGGGAGCTCTCCGAGCGGTACAAACTGTCGGTCGATCCCGATGCCGTGGTCGAGGACCTGCCTGTCGGTGTGCAGCAGCGGGTGGAGATCATCAAGGCACTGGCCAATGACGCCGACTACTTGATCTTCGACGAGCCGACCGCGGTGCTGACGCCGCAGGAGATCGACGAGTTGATCACCGTCATGCGCGAACTGCGGGACGAGGGCAAGGCCCTGGTCTTCATCACCCACAAACTTCGTGAGGTACGCGAGGTCGCCGACCGTACCACCGTGATCCGCCGCGGCGCGGTGGTCGGTGAGGCAGAACCGGGCGCCACCGAGGCAGAGCTCGCCGAGATGATGGTCGGTCGGGCGATCAGCCTCACCGTGGACAAGGAACCGGCGCGGCCGACCGGAGCCCGGCTGCAGATCAATGACCTGACGATGACCTCGCCCTCGGGCCTGGTGGTCGTCGACGAGGTCAGCTTCGAGGTCGAGGGCGGGGAGATCCTCGGCCTGGCCGGGGTACAGGGCAACGGACAGTCCGAACTCGCCGATGCCCTGATCGGGCTGGCGCCGGTGAACAGCGGGTCGATCGTCCTCGACGGGCGCGACATCACCCAGCTGAGCCCGAAACAGGCCATCGAGGCCGGGATCGGATTCGTGCCCGAGGACCGCAAGCACGACGGATTCGTCGGTCCCTTCTCGGTCTCGGAGAACCTGATCCTGAACCAGTTCGATCGACCGCCGTTCGCTCGCGGGTTGGCACTGAACGGTCGCGCGATCGCCGACAACGCTGCGAAGTTGATCGAGGAGTTCGACATCCGTACCGGCTCGGCAGCGACGCCGGTGCAGTCGCTGTCGGGAGGTAACCAGCAGAAGGTCGTGCTCGCCCGTGAACTCTCCCGCCCGCTGTCGCTGTTGGTGGCCTCGCAACCGACCCGCGGGGTCGATGTCGGCGCCATCGAGTTCCTGCACAAACGGATCGTCGACGAGCGCGACAAGGGGACCCCGGTCGTGATCATCTCCACCGAACTCGATGAGATCCTGGCCCTGTCGGACCGGATCGCGGTGATGTATCGCGGACGCGTGGTGGGCATCGTCCCCGGTGACACCGGCCGCGAAGTGCTCGGTCTGATGATGGCCGGTGTTCCCTACGAGGAGGCGAGCAGCAATGTCTGA
- a CDS encoding BMP family lipoprotein: MKKSFLAAGTTVGALALAMAGCAAPPGETEPGGEATGGSTAATSDFTACMVSDSGGFDDKSFNQTSHKGMTDAASALGIETNEIESTSTADFAQNIQQMVDAGCGVIVTVGFLLADDTMAAAEANPDVDFAIVDAAPEGYEDLDNLKPLEFNTAESSFLAGYLAAGVSQTAKVGTFGGQNIPTVTIFMDGYAQGVEYYNQQKGTDVQVLGWDSEAQDGQFVPGDTPFENVQGGQQTAQNLASQGADVILPVAGPAGEGALQVAQQSGGDVRGIWVDTDGCESAESYCDILLTSVYKGMDLAVQQAITDSFNDQFTNEAYVGTLENDGTGLSPYHEAESTIPEELKTEIETLKGQIVAGEITIESAAQPQG; the protein is encoded by the coding sequence ATGAAGAAGTCATTCCTCGCCGCCGGTACGACGGTTGGCGCACTTGCCCTGGCGATGGCCGGATGTGCCGCACCTCCCGGGGAGACCGAGCCCGGCGGGGAGGCCACCGGCGGTAGCACCGCGGCGACGTCCGATTTCACCGCCTGCATGGTCTCGGACTCCGGCGGCTTCGACGACAAGTCGTTCAACCAGACCTCCCACAAGGGCATGACCGACGCCGCCTCGGCGCTGGGCATCGAGACCAACGAGATCGAGTCGACCAGTACCGCCGACTTCGCCCAGAACATCCAGCAGATGGTCGATGCCGGTTGTGGTGTGATCGTCACCGTCGGCTTCCTGCTGGCCGATGACACGATGGCTGCCGCGGAGGCCAACCCCGATGTCGACTTCGCGATCGTCGACGCGGCACCGGAGGGTTACGAGGACCTGGACAACCTGAAGCCGCTGGAGTTCAACACCGCCGAATCCAGCTTCCTCGCCGGATACCTGGCCGCAGGTGTCTCGCAGACCGCCAAGGTCGGCACCTTCGGTGGCCAGAACATCCCGACCGTGACCATCTTCATGGACGGCTACGCCCAGGGTGTGGAGTACTACAATCAGCAGAAGGGCACCGACGTCCAGGTACTGGGCTGGGACTCCGAGGCCCAGGACGGACAGTTCGTCCCCGGTGACACCCCGTTCGAGAACGTCCAGGGCGGACAGCAGACCGCGCAGAACCTGGCCAGCCAGGGCGCCGACGTGATCCTGCCGGTCGCTGGACCGGCCGGTGAGGGTGCGCTGCAGGTCGCCCAGCAGAGTGGCGGCGATGTCCGCGGCATCTGGGTCGACACCGACGGTTGTGAGAGCGCCGAGAGCTACTGCGACATCTTGTTGACCTCGGTCTACAAGGGCATGGACCTGGCCGTGCAGCAGGCGATCACCGATTCGTTCAACGATCAGTTCACCAACGAGGCCTATGTCGGCACCCTGGAGAACGACGGCACCGGTCTCTCGCCGTACCACGAGGCGGAGTCCACCATTCCCGAGGAGCTGAAGACCGAGATCGAGACCCTGAAGGGCCAGATCGTCGCCGGCGAGATCACCATCGAGTCCGCGGCACAGCCCCAGGGATGA
- a CDS encoding amidohydrolase has protein sequence MSDPSAPDRAVTADRSAGTGAAAVPSERELTEWITTRAAELQPGLVAVRRDLHAHPELGREEVRTTEVIAEQLRRLGLQPSVLRVGTGLTCDIVPDFVDPDAGLLGLRADIDALPLTETTGLPFASTNTGVAHSCGHDVHTTILLGVAQLLTELRDQGKLARGVRLIFQPAEESSPGGAIDVVGDNRMLGVDEVYALHCDPGVDVGQIGLRTGPITSAADKVTIEVHGPGGHTSRPQLSADLIGGLADLANRLPLLLSRRVDPRGTASLVWGVIEAGHANNAIPEAGSLKGTLRCLDPATWRAARTALPGLAKEVAAPWGELEVQVFLSGDIPPTVNHPAGVTRLTRAGQAVLGWEAMVDTPQSLGGEDFGVLLSHAPGAMARLGVRSVGGHDWPDLHRPDFMADEGAIEVGVHFLTAAAAL, from the coding sequence ATGTCCGACCCGTCAGCACCCGATCGCGCAGTGACGGCCGACCGCTCGGCGGGTACGGGAGCTGCGGCGGTCCCCAGCGAACGCGAACTCACCGAGTGGATCACCACCCGCGCAGCCGAGTTGCAGCCCGGTCTGGTCGCCGTCCGGCGCGACCTGCACGCACACCCGGAGTTGGGCCGCGAAGAGGTGCGCACCACCGAGGTGATCGCCGAACAGCTGCGGCGACTCGGGTTGCAGCCGTCGGTCCTCCGGGTTGGCACCGGCCTGACCTGCGACATCGTCCCCGACTTTGTCGACCCCGATGCGGGACTGCTCGGGCTCCGTGCCGACATCGACGCACTCCCGTTGACCGAGACCACCGGTCTGCCGTTCGCCTCCACCAACACCGGGGTGGCGCATTCGTGTGGTCACGACGTGCACACCACGATCCTGCTCGGGGTGGCCCAGTTGCTCACCGAGCTCCGCGACCAGGGAAAGCTGGCCCGCGGTGTCCGGTTGATCTTCCAGCCGGCCGAGGAGTCCTCACCCGGTGGGGCCATCGACGTGGTCGGCGACAACCGGATGCTGGGCGTGGACGAGGTCTACGCGCTGCACTGCGATCCCGGTGTCGACGTCGGCCAGATCGGCCTGCGGACCGGCCCGATCACCTCCGCGGCGGACAAGGTGACCATCGAGGTGCACGGTCCCGGCGGCCACACCTCGCGGCCCCAGCTGTCGGCCGACCTGATCGGCGGCCTGGCCGATCTGGCCAATCGGCTGCCGCTGCTGTTGTCCCGGCGGGTGGATCCCCGCGGTACGGCCTCCCTGGTCTGGGGTGTGATCGAGGCCGGCCATGCCAACAACGCCATTCCCGAGGCCGGATCCCTGAAGGGAACGCTGCGCTGCCTGGACCCGGCCACCTGGCGGGCGGCTCGCACCGCACTCCCGGGACTGGCCAAGGAAGTCGCCGCCCCCTGGGGGGAGCTGGAGGTGCAGGTCTTCCTCAGCGGGGACATCCCGCCGACGGTGAACCACCCCGCCGGTGTCACCCGGCTGACCCGCGCCGGGCAGGCTGTGCTCGGCTGGGAGGCGATGGTGGACACCCCGCAGTCGCTCGGCGGGGAGGACTTCGGCGTGCTGCTGTCGCATGCCCCGGGAGCGATGGCCCGGCTCGGTGTGCGCTCGGTCGGTGGCCACGACTGGCCCGATCTGCATCGTCCCGATTTCATGGCCGATGAGGGTGCGATCGAGGTCGGTGTGCACTTCCTGACCGCCGCCGCGGCGCTCTGA
- a CDS encoding aminoglycoside phosphotransferase family protein gives MTVSSDDGSELLTSERVGPLLSAAVSHAGGRLVEWRIDHVDTQPNHSTTATFSTVVDWPQGRRTELLGVSARAGQTTRSDSRAEIFHDGDREVVVWIHPKDPDLPGLRRLAYPAEMAQVLGPLVGRDISADEVEIELLGYRPRRRAVARIVVRGLGACYVKAVRTRAVGPMRRRHQLLSGAGVPAPEVLTITEDHLLILRELPGVPLASALFEPTAPCTAEDLIATLDAMPPAVAALNSRSSWVASLDHYVEMVSRAAPDQARRLDEIAAIVKQGLAGVPAGTEPTHGDFHEGQVHVSGGRVVGLLDIDTIGPGRRADDLACMVAHLSTVQRMNTRQAERVQNLLATWVPVFDDRVDPVELRLRASAIAISLATGPYRVQEPNWHAETVGIVDAADTLARRAG, from the coding sequence ATGACGGTCAGCTCCGACGACGGATCGGAGTTGCTGACCTCCGAGCGTGTCGGCCCGTTGCTGAGCGCCGCCGTCTCCCATGCCGGAGGCCGGCTGGTCGAGTGGCGGATCGATCACGTCGACACCCAGCCCAACCATTCGACGACCGCCACCTTCTCCACGGTGGTCGACTGGCCGCAGGGGCGGCGGACCGAGTTGTTGGGGGTGAGCGCCCGGGCGGGGCAGACCACCAGATCCGATTCCCGGGCCGAGATCTTCCACGACGGCGATCGGGAGGTGGTGGTCTGGATCCACCCGAAGGACCCCGATCTGCCGGGCTTGCGGCGACTGGCCTATCCGGCCGAGATGGCCCAGGTACTCGGCCCGCTGGTCGGGCGCGACATCTCCGCCGACGAGGTGGAGATCGAACTCCTCGGGTATCGCCCACGCCGCCGGGCGGTGGCCAGGATCGTCGTCCGCGGCCTCGGTGCCTGTTATGTGAAGGCGGTACGCACCCGGGCCGTCGGTCCGATGCGACGCCGTCACCAACTGCTGTCCGGTGCCGGTGTGCCCGCCCCGGAGGTGCTCACGATCACCGAGGACCATCTGCTGATCCTGCGTGAACTGCCCGGTGTGCCCCTGGCCTCGGCCCTCTTCGAACCGACCGCACCGTGCACCGCCGAGGACCTGATCGCCACCTTGGACGCGATGCCGCCGGCGGTGGCGGCGCTGAACTCGCGCTCGTCGTGGGTCGCCTCTCTCGATCACTACGTGGAGATGGTCAGTCGCGCGGCGCCGGACCAGGCCCGGCGACTGGACGAGATCGCGGCCATCGTCAAACAGGGGTTGGCCGGTGTTCCGGCCGGCACCGAGCCGACCCACGGCGACTTCCACGAAGGACAGGTCCACGTCTCCGGCGGCCGGGTCGTCGGATTGTTGGACATCGACACCATCGGTCCCGGACGCCGCGCCGACGACCTCGCCTGCATGGTCGCCCACCTCTCGACGGTGCAGCGGATGAACACCCGGCAGGCCGAACGGGTGCAGAACCTGCTGGCCACCTGGGTGCCGGTCTTCGACGACCGGGTGGATCCGGTGGAACTGCGATTGCGTGCCTCGGCCATCGCGATCTCCCTGGCCACCGGGCCGTACCGGGTGCAGGAGCCGAACTGGCATGCCGAGACGGTCGGCATCGTCGACGCGGCCGACACCTTGGCCCGCCGAGCCGGCTGA